A genome region from Hypnocyclicus thermotrophus includes the following:
- a CDS encoding MgtC/SapB family protein, translating into MYNLEVDQMFARILVAIITGAIIGLEREIKNKPAGFITHTVLCVGAAIISMIQIKLSYESVNFLINYPELSQGIKIDTGRLIAQVVSGVGFLGAGTIIQNKGNVRGITTAATLWLTACLGIAVGLGYFTLALGTAIIITGVVMLLKRIEVRHIEKRIPKKIIIEYKLNKDIEKNIKNFLEIKRIKIYDKKYIRESYNGDITKRITEFSLMMPKFIDIENLINELSKVEGILKINNVRIDGK; encoded by the coding sequence ATGTATAATTTAGAAGTTGATCAAATGTTTGCAAGGATTTTAGTTGCTATTATAACTGGAGCTATAATAGGGCTTGAAAGGGAGATAAAAAATAAACCTGCAGGATTTATTACACATACAGTTTTATGTGTGGGTGCTGCCATTATTTCTATGATTCAGATAAAACTTAGTTATGAATCAGTAAATTTTTTAATAAATTATCCTGAATTATCTCAAGGAATAAAAATAGACACAGGAAGATTGATAGCACAAGTAGTAAGTGGAGTAGGATTTTTAGGAGCAGGAACAATTATTCAAAATAAAGGTAATGTAAGAGGAATAACAACAGCAGCCACTTTATGGCTAACTGCTTGCTTAGGTATTGCAGTAGGATTAGGATATTTTACATTAGCATTAGGGACAGCGATAATAATAACAGGAGTTGTTATGCTGTTAAAAAGAATAGAAGTTAGACATATTGAAAAAAGAATACCTAAAAAAATCATTATAGAATATAAATTAAATAAAGATATTGAAAAAAATATTAAAAATTTTTTAGAAATAAAAAGAATAAAAATATATGATAAAAAATATATTAGAGAAAGTTATAATGGAGATATAACAAAAAGGATAACAGAATTTTCTTTAATGATGCCTAAATTTATTGATATAGAAAATTTAATAAATGAATTATCAAAAGTAGAAGGGATATTAAAAATAAATAATGTAAGAATAGACGGGAAATAA
- a CDS encoding ABC transporter ATP-binding protein → MKNAKRLKIENLNKTFITNKNQKVVAVNNINLDIEPGEFVTILGPSGCGKTTTLRMIAGFEMPTEGKIYIGDEDVASKTPDKRDTAMVFQNYALFPHMNVFDNIAYGLKLQKLPENEIKERVSRILKLMKMEDFATRVPSQMSGGQQQRVSLARALVMESGILLFDEPLSNLDAKLRIHMRDEIRRIQKTVGITSVYVTHDQSEAMGLSDKIVIMNAGNIEQVGNPIEIYQKPKNEFVANFIGKANIVDGIVKERIEEYLEVDIHGVEYKIKSNKNYKSGDKVRIVIRPEAIDIFGEDFTGVVTKSIFMGQHHEYEVEFFGEKLEISYNNPINRKIHDVDDKLSFSFDTKALHIF, encoded by the coding sequence ATGAAAAATGCTAAAAGATTAAAAATAGAAAATTTAAATAAAACTTTTATAACAAATAAAAATCAAAAAGTAGTAGCTGTAAATAATATAAATTTAGATATAGAACCAGGTGAATTTGTAACAATATTAGGACCTTCTGGATGTGGTAAGACAACTACACTTAGGATGATAGCAGGATTTGAAATGCCAACAGAAGGGAAAATTTATATAGGTGATGAAGATGTAGCAAGTAAAACACCAGATAAAAGAGATACAGCAATGGTATTTCAAAATTATGCTCTTTTTCCTCATATGAATGTATTTGATAATATAGCATATGGACTGAAACTTCAAAAATTACCAGAAAATGAAATAAAAGAAAGAGTAAGTAGAATATTAAAACTTATGAAAATGGAAGATTTTGCAACAAGAGTACCTTCTCAAATGTCTGGTGGGCAACAACAAAGAGTATCTTTAGCAAGAGCACTTGTAATGGAATCAGGAATACTTCTTTTTGATGAACCATTATCAAACCTAGATGCGAAATTAAGAATACATATGAGAGATGAAATAAGAAGAATTCAAAAGACAGTTGGAATAACGTCTGTTTATGTAACACATGATCAATCAGAAGCTATGGGATTATCTGATAAAATAGTTATAATGAATGCTGGAAATATTGAACAAGTGGGGAATCCTATTGAAATATATCAAAAACCTAAAAATGAATTTGTTGCAAATTTTATAGGAAAAGCAAATATAGTAGATGGAATTGTAAAAGAAAGAATAGAAGAATACTTAGAAGTTGATATTCATGGTGTAGAGTATAAAATAAAAAGTAATAAGAACTACAAATCAGGAGATAAAGTACGAATTGTTATTAGACCTGAGGCAATAGATATATTTGGAGAAGATTTTACTGGGGTAGTAACAAAATCAATATTTATGGGACAACATCACGAATATGAAGTAGAATTTTTTGGTGAAAAATTAGAAATATCGTATAATAATCCAATTAATAGAAAAATACATGATGTAGATGATAAGCTTTCTTTTTCTTTTGATACTAAAGCATTACACATATTTTAG
- a CDS encoding ABC transporter permease has protein sequence MDSKINILIRNEVENFKKNMRDPILMITIISIMILVFLFILYPLIKILSESIFYNGKISLEHYKNIFKNDSTLEIIKNTVVLGIIVSTISTLIGFLFAYASAYLKIKNKGIFNAVAILPMISPPFVIALSTILLFGRNGFITRGIFGIRDFDVYGLKGLIIVQTLTFFPVAYLMLVGLLKSIDPSVEEAARDLGASRWNVFKTITLPLMVPGLANAFLLVFIQSIADFGNPMVIGGNYTTLAIQIYLQGIGNYDIGGGTALAIILLIISIILFTIQKYYVSTKSYVTVTGKVSRERELTDSPKIVKPVYYIIVAISIFVGLLYILVPIGSFIKLWGADYSFSLNHYKYVFGLGMKPIIDTTMLALVATPISGILGMIIAFLVVRKKFIGKTFVEGTTMLAIAIPGTVIGLGYVLSYNTKPLVLTGTATILIIAFIMRSMPVGVRSGIAALQQIDPSIEEAANVLGADSKKVFTSVTVPMIKPAFFSGLTYTFIRSMTLVSTVIFLVSANYNLLTAAIMSQIDVGKIGVASAYSTILIIIVGIVVSIMQFTLSRMGVNINNGEGGK, from the coding sequence ATGGACAGTAAAATTAATATACTAATAAGAAATGAAGTTGAAAACTTCAAAAAAAATATGCGAGATCCAATATTGATGATAACTATTATTTCAATAATGATTTTAGTTTTTTTATTTATTTTATATCCTTTAATAAAAATTCTAAGTGAAAGTATATTTTATAATGGAAAAATATCTTTAGAGCATTATAAAAATATTTTCAAAAACGATTCAACACTTGAAATAATAAAAAATACAGTAGTTCTAGGAATTATAGTGAGTACGATTTCTACATTAATTGGATTTTTATTTGCATATGCATCAGCATATTTAAAAATAAAAAATAAAGGGATATTTAATGCAGTAGCAATTTTACCTATGATTTCTCCTCCATTTGTAATAGCACTGTCTACAATTTTATTATTTGGAAGAAATGGATTTATTACAAGAGGAATTTTTGGAATAAGAGATTTTGATGTATATGGATTAAAAGGTTTAATAATTGTACAAACACTGACATTTTTTCCTGTCGCATATTTAATGCTTGTAGGATTATTAAAAAGTATAGATCCTTCAGTAGAAGAAGCTGCTAGAGATTTAGGAGCATCGAGATGGAATGTATTTAAGACGATCACTTTACCACTTATGGTACCTGGATTAGCAAATGCTTTTTTATTAGTATTTATTCAATCGATAGCAGATTTTGGTAATCCAATGGTAATAGGTGGAAATTATACAACTCTTGCAATTCAAATATATCTTCAAGGTATAGGGAATTATGATATTGGTGGTGGAACAGCACTTGCAATTATTTTATTAATTATATCTATAATTTTATTTACAATACAAAAATATTATGTAAGCACAAAATCATATGTTACAGTTACTGGAAAGGTTTCGCGAGAAAGAGAATTAACAGATTCACCAAAAATAGTAAAGCCGGTATATTATATAATAGTTGCAATTAGTATTTTTGTAGGATTGTTGTATATATTAGTTCCAATTGGTTCTTTCATAAAATTATGGGGAGCAGATTATTCATTTTCGTTAAATCATTATAAATATGTATTTGGATTAGGAATGAAACCTATTATAGATACTACAATGTTAGCTTTAGTTGCTACACCAATTAGTGGAATTTTAGGAATGATAATAGCATTTTTAGTAGTTAGAAAAAAATTTATTGGAAAAACATTTGTAGAAGGGACTACAATGCTTGCAATAGCTATTCCTGGGACGGTAATAGGATTAGGATATGTTCTTTCATATAATACAAAGCCATTAGTATTAACAGGAACAGCAACTATCCTCATAATAGCGTTTATAATGAGAAGTATGCCAGTAGGAGTGCGTTCAGGAATCGCTGCATTACAACAAATAGATCCATCAATAGAAGAAGCTGCAAATGTATTAGGAGCAGATAGTAAAAAAGTATTTACATCAGTAACAGTTCCTATGATAAAGCCAGCATTTTTTAGTGGATTAACATATACTTTTATTAGAAGTATGACTTTAGTAAGTACAGTAATTTTTCTTGTATCAGCAAATTATAATTTATTAACTGCTGCAATTATGAGTCAAATTGATGTAGGTAAAATAGGAGTTGCATCAGCATATTCAACAATATTAATTATTATTGTCGGGATAGTAGTATCTATTATGCAATTTACATTGTCAAGAATGGGTGTTAATATAAATAATGGAGAAGGTGGTAAATAA
- a CDS encoding ABC transporter substrate-binding protein: MKKGLTLLLLLALMSTMSFAGGLFKKKKTLTIYAGLMEDHAMAAVKQFEKETGIKTNFVRMSSGETLARIRAEKDNMTASIWYGGPADAFIAAKQEGLLEAYKSPNAEIIPDKFKDKDGYWTGIYIGYLGFVMDREWFEEKGYDYPKSWQDLLKPEFKGEIVTAHPGSSGTAYTMLSTVIQLMGEEKGLEYMKKLNGQIRQYTKSGTAPGRMVGLKEIPIGITFLHDAIKYRLEGFKNIEIAAPAEGTGYEIGAVAVLKNGPDMEAAKKFVDWALTKKAQELGQKVGSYQFLTNPNANPPKEAMVLKNTKLIDYDFSWAGKNRGKLVEKFSKATKTKAPTK; this comes from the coding sequence ATGAAAAAAGGATTAACATTGTTATTATTATTAGCATTAATGTCAACTATGTCATTTGCTGGGGGATTATTTAAAAAGAAAAAAACTCTTACAATATATGCAGGATTAATGGAAGATCATGCAATGGCAGCGGTAAAACAGTTTGAAAAAGAAACAGGAATAAAAACAAATTTTGTTCGTATGAGTAGCGGTGAAACGTTAGCTAGAATAAGAGCAGAAAAAGATAATATGACTGCTAGTATTTGGTATGGTGGACCTGCAGATGCATTTATAGCTGCAAAACAAGAAGGGTTACTTGAAGCTTATAAATCACCTAATGCAGAAATAATACCAGATAAATTTAAAGATAAAGATGGATACTGGACAGGTATATATATAGGATATTTAGGTTTTGTAATGGATAGAGAATGGTTTGAAGAAAAAGGATATGATTATCCAAAATCATGGCAAGATTTATTAAAGCCAGAATTTAAAGGTGAGATTGTTACAGCCCATCCGGGATCATCAGGAACTGCGTATACTATGCTTTCTACTGTAATTCAACTTATGGGAGAAGAAAAAGGTTTAGAATATATGAAAAAATTAAATGGACAAATTCGTCAATATACAAAATCAGGAACAGCTCCTGGAAGAATGGTTGGATTAAAAGAGATTCCTATTGGAATTACTTTCTTACATGATGCAATTAAATATAGATTAGAAGGATTTAAAAATATAGAAATAGCAGCACCAGCTGAAGGTACTGGATATGAAATAGGAGCGGTAGCGGTATTAAAAAATGGACCAGATATGGAAGCAGCAAAAAAATTTGTTGACTGGGCTTTAACTAAAAAAGCACAAGAATTAGGACAAAAAGTTGGATCTTATCAATTTTTAACAAATCCAAATGCTAATCCACCAAAAGAAGCAATGGTACTAAAAAATACTAAATTAATTGATTATGATTTTAGTTGGGCAGGTAAAAATAGAGGGAAATTAGTAGAAAAATTTAGTAAAGCAACAAAAACTAAAGCACCTACTAAATAA
- a CDS encoding cold-shock protein, translating to MANGIVKWFNGEKGFGFITSEEGNDVFVHFSQIKKDGFKTLEEGEEVSFDVVQGQKGPQAENVVVK from the coding sequence ATGGCAAACGGAATAGTAAAATGGTTTAACGGAGAAAAAGGATTTGGATTTATCACATCAGAAGAAGGAAATGATGTATTTGTACATTTTTCTCAAATTAAAAAAGATGGATTTAAAACATTAGAAGAGGGAGAAGAAGTGTCATTTGACGTAGTTCAAGGACAAAAAGGACCTCAAGCAGAAAACGTAGTAGTGAAATAA
- a CDS encoding alpha/beta hydrolase, whose amino-acid sequence MKIIIILFILSVIIFIILSSIMILKNIMKPVYIGLEEVYSDPILREDYGIFDKKTPQDYGFDYKEVVFCSHKKRLKGWYIPSQEKRSDKVIIFLHGRTSNRLVVLEYLDIIREKGLNKEYAIFMPDLRGSGDSDKGLTALGYYYKEDIFAAINYMKNGFNKTKVVLYGFSMGALGSAYAIEKYYNILKQKDIEIKALILDSPLSNSKERIIDRVKKLPLSNFYIKYAPFLFNIVIGNNLKKLYLGYLLNKIEVPILILQSLEDKTTKYSILKEELKKLKKKNNIYLQIFQKGEHVKIYRINKENYSLVIERFFQM is encoded by the coding sequence ATGAAGATTATTATTATTTTATTTATCTTAAGTGTTATTATTTTTATTATTCTAAGTAGTATAATGATATTAAAAAATATTATGAAGCCAGTTTACATAGGATTAGAAGAAGTCTATTCTGATCCTATATTAAGAGAGGATTATGGGATCTTTGATAAAAAAACTCCGCAAGATTATGGTTTTGATTATAAAGAAGTGGTATTTTGTTCACATAAGAAAAGATTAAAAGGATGGTATATTCCTTCACAAGAAAAAAGATCAGATAAAGTAATTATTTTTTTACATGGAAGGACATCAAATAGATTAGTAGTATTGGAATATTTAGATATTATAAGAGAAAAAGGACTAAATAAAGAATATGCTATATTTATGCCGGATCTAAGAGGAAGTGGAGATTCTGATAAGGGATTAACTGCATTAGGATATTATTATAAAGAAGATATTTTTGCAGCAATCAATTACATGAAAAATGGATTTAATAAAACAAAAGTTGTTTTATATGGATTTTCTATGGGGGCTCTTGGAAGTGCATATGCAATAGAAAAATATTATAATATATTAAAGCAAAAGGATATTGAAATAAAAGCTCTTATTTTAGATAGTCCACTAAGTAATTCAAAAGAGAGAATTATTGATAGAGTAAAAAAATTACCATTATCTAATTTTTATATAAAATATGCACCTTTTTTATTTAATATAGTTATTGGAAATAATTTAAAAAAATTATATTTAGGTTATCTTTTAAATAAAATAGAAGTACCAATTTTAATTTTGCAATCATTAGAAGATAAAACTACAAAATATAGTATTTTAAAAGAAGAATTAAAAAAATTAAAAAAGAAAAACAATATTTATTTACAAATATTTCAAAAAGGAGAACATGTTAAAATATATAGAATAAACAAGGAAAATTATAGTTTAGTAATAGAAAGATTTTTTCAAATGTAA